GAATGGCAGGATTTCGCCGACATCTCCGGTGTGACGCCGTTGCTGTGCCGCATCTATCCCAATGGCCAGGCGGACGTGAATCACTTCCAGGCCGCCGGCGGCTTCGGCTTCCTCGTGCGCGAATTGCTCGGCGCCGGCCTCCTGCATCGCGACGTCAAGACATTGGTCGGCGATGGTCTCGAGGCCTATGCGCAGGAACCCTATCTCGATGGCGATCAGCTGCGCTGGCGCGACGCACCGGCCCAGTCGCTCGACCTCGATGTGCTGCGCCCGGCCAGCAACCCCTTCGCGCCGGATGGCGGCATTCGCGTTCTCGGCGGCAATCTCGGGCAGTCGATCATCAAGGTCTCGGCCGTGAAACCGACGCACCGTGTCATCGAGGCGCCCGCCATGGTCTTCACCAGCCAGCATGCTGTGCAGAAGGCCTTCAAGGATGGCCTGCTGCACAAGGACGTGGTGGTCGTCGTGAAGGGCCAGGGCCCCCGCGCCAACGGCATGCCGGAACTCCATCAACTGACCCCGGCCTTGGGCGTGTTGCTGGATCTCGGCTACAAAGTCGCACTCGTGACCGACGGCCGTATGTCGGGCGCATCCGGCAAGGTGCCGGCGGCGATCCATCTCTCGCCCGAGGCCGTTGCCGACGGGCCAATCGCCCGCATCCGCGACGGCGACATCATCCGCCTCGACACGGAGACGGGCGAGCTCAACGTCAAGGCGCCGGACCTTGCAACCCGCAAGAGCGACGTTCCGGATACCAGCGCCCATGAAGCGGGCTGTGGGCGCGAGCTCTTTGCCGGCTTCCGCGCCTTGGTCGGCGGCGCTGAACATGGCGCGGCCAGCTTCGGCTGGGAAGGGATCGTATGAGCGCATCCCTCGCCCTGGTTGCCGATATTGGCGGGACCAACGCGCGCTTTGCCCTGTCTCGCCCGGGTATCGGCCTTGATCGCATGAAGACATTGTCGGCGGCCGACTACCCCAATATCGGCAACGCCATCACCGCCTATCTCGACTGGGCCAATGCGAAGCCGGAACTCGCTTGTTTCGCCGTTGCCTGCCCGGCCCGTGAAGACGAGATCGAGTTCACCAACTCTACATGGCACTTTTCGCGCAACGAGACCGCCCGGCATTTCGGCTGGTCGCGTCTCTCCACCATCAATGACTTCGAGGCCCTGGCCTTAGGTGTGCCGCATGTGCGCCCCGAGGGACTGCACAATGTGCGACGCGGAACGTCCGAGCCCAAGGCACCGCGCGCCGTGCTTGGCCCAGGGACCGGCTTCGGCGTTTCGGGTTTGGTCTGCGACCAGCATGGCGGCTGGGTGGCCCTCGCCGGCGAAGGCGGCCATGTCGGCTTTGCCCCCCAGGACGATCTCGAGATCGAAATGCTGCGCTACCTGCAAGCGCGTTTCGGCCGCGTCTCATGCGAGCGACTCCTCTCTGGCGAAGGTCTCGTCAACATCTACGAATTCCTCAGTGTGCAGGCCGGCAAAGCCGCCGAACGGCCGAGTCCGGCCGAGATCACGGCGCGCGGCCTCGAACAGGGCGAGCGCATCGCGCGCGATGCTTTGCGGCGCTTCTGCGCGATCCTGGGTTCGGCCGCCGGCGACCTCGCCCTCATCCTGGGCTCGACGGGTGGCGTCTATATCGGCGGCGGTATCGTGCCCCGCCTCCTGCCCATCCTGCTCGACAGCCCCTTCGAGGAGCGCTTCACGAATAAGGGACGCTTATCGTCGTTGCTGGCCGACATGCCGATCTATGTCATTCTCGACAACACCCTGGCGCTGCTCGGCGCCGCTGCAACTCTCAATCAAGGTGACCAATGACTGCCACCATGTCCCCGATCGCCAAGATCATCCGCCAGGCTCGCGCCATTCCCGTCATCGTGATCGATGCGATTGAAGACGCGCTGCCCCTCGCCCAGGCGTTGCGCACCGGCGGTCTCTCCAGCATGGAGATCACCTTGCGCACCGCAGCCGGCCTCGAGGCGATCAAGCGCCTGCGCGGGGCTGTTGATGGCCTGTCGGTCGGCGTTGGTACGGTCCTCTCCGCCGATGACTTGAAGCGCGCCCATGCCGCCGGCGCCGATTTCGCGGTCAGCCCCGGCTTCTCGGAAGACCTCGTCAAGCTGGCACTCGATCTGGGCCTGCCCTATCTGCCCGGTGCCGCGACGCCGGGCGAGGTGATGCGCGGCCGTGCGCTCGGCCTCGATGCCTTCAAGTTCTTCCCCGCCGCGACCCTGGGCGGCCCGGCGACGCTGAAGGCGTGGGGCGATGTCTTCCCGGACAATCATTTCTGCCCCACAGGTGGTGTCTCGCCGGACAACGCTCGGGACTACCTGGCCCTCGCCCATGTCGCCGCGGTCGGATCATCCATGCCGGCACCGCGCAAGATGGTGCAGGAAAAGAAGTGGGAAGAGATCAAGGCGCTCAGCCACCAGTTTGTCGCGTCGACACAGGCCTGAGGATGCAGGCCTGAGGATGCGGGCCTGAGGAGGGCGCCGGAGTTCAGCCTCGGATCCTGAGGCCCCGCGACCACCCCAGTACGCGCGGCCTATTTCTTCTTCGGCACGCGGAAGAGCTGCTGGTCAAGGTCCATGCCGAACTGCGCTTCGAACAGGCCGACACGCACCTGCTCGTTCTTCTGATCGACCACCGTCCATTGGCGCAGTTCCATGGGCTTGTCGCCCAGCTCCAGAATGACCTTGCCTTCATCGGCGTCATTGGTCTGACGGATGGTCAACTCGAAGGCGGCCGGCGAGCGCTTGAACGCCGTCACAGTCACATCGCCGCCCAGCTCGACGTCATCACGCAGCAGGAACCATAGCGGCGAGGATGATACCGGCACGCGGTTGATCTGATCGAGTTCCGGGTCATAGTAATGCAGCGACACGCTGTCCGAGACGATCAGCATCGGTGACGGCGGCTCGTATTCAATGCGAATGAAACCCGGACGCTTCAGAGAGATCGTGCCGAAGGCGATGCCGCCCTTCTCGGAATATTGCTGAAACTTCGCCCGCATCGTCGTGATGCCGTTGAGGTAGTCCTGGATCCGTTTCAGATCCGCCTCGTCCTGCGGCGTCAGATTGGCCGGCACGGCGCGCGCAAAAGCCGGCCGAGCCAATGGCCCCAGCGCGCCGAGCAACGCCATGGCACCCGCCGCTGTCAGCAACTGACGCCGCGAAAAGGTGAAATCAGTCACGATGGGAAACCTTTCGTTCAATGGTAACGGCCTCAATCGTCCATGCCGCGCGCCAGGACCTCGCGCTTGCCGACATGATTGGCCTGGGAAACGACGCCTTCCTTTTCCATCCGCTCGACGATTCGGGCGGCACGGTTGTAGCCGATCTGAAGATGGCGCTGGACGAAGCTGACCGATGCCTTTTTCTCACGCGTGACGATGGCCACGGCGCGGTCATAGAGTTCGTCGCCTGAACCGCCGCCGGGTTCACCATCGATATTGTCAAGACCCTCGCCCTCTTCGTCATCCTGCGTGACTTCCTCAATATAGGCTGGTTCGCCCTGTTCCTTGAGGAAGCGCACGATCGATTCCACTTCACGGTCCGAAACGAACGGGCCATGGACGCGGGTGATGCGACCGCCATTGGCCATATAGAGCATGTCGCCCTGGCCCAACAGCTGCTCAGCCCCCATCTCACCAAGAATTGTTCGGCTGTCGATCTTGGTGGTGACGTGGAAGCTGATACGTGTCGGAAAATTGGCCTTGATGGTGCCGGTGATGACATCGACCGACGGCCTTTGTGTCGCCATGATGATGTGAATGCCGGCGGCACGCGCCATCTGCGCCAGACGCTGGATCGCCGCCTCGATCTCCTTGCCGGCGACCAGCATCAGGTCGGCCATTTCGTCGACGACGACGACGATGAAAGGCAGGGCGGTGAGATCGAACGGCTCTTCCTCATAGATCGGCTGGCCGCTCTCGGGGTCGAAGCCGGTCTGCACGCGACGGGTCAGTGTTTCGCCCGCCGCACGTGCCTGCTCGAGGCGCTGGTTGAAGCCGTCGATGTTGCGCACACCCAGGCGCGACATGGCGCGGTAGCGGTTCT
The genomic region above belongs to Dongia rigui and contains:
- a CDS encoding LolA family protein codes for the protein MTDFTFSRRQLLTAAGAMALLGALGPLARPAFARAVPANLTPQDEADLKRIQDYLNGITTMRAKFQQYSEKGGIAFGTISLKRPGFIRIEYEPPSPMLIVSDSVSLHYYDPELDQINRVPVSSSPLWFLLRDDVELGGDVTVTAFKRSPAAFELTIRQTNDADEGKVILELGDKPMELRQWTVVDQKNEQVRVGLFEAQFGMDLDQQLFRVPKKK
- the eda gene encoding bifunctional 4-hydroxy-2-oxoglutarate aldolase/2-dehydro-3-deoxy-phosphogluconate aldolase, giving the protein MSPIAKIIRQARAIPVIVIDAIEDALPLAQALRTGGLSSMEITLRTAAGLEAIKRLRGAVDGLSVGVGTVLSADDLKRAHAAGADFAVSPGFSEDLVKLALDLGLPYLPGAATPGEVMRGRALGLDAFKFFPAATLGGPATLKAWGDVFPDNHFCPTGGVSPDNARDYLALAHVAAVGSSMPAPRKMVQEKKWEEIKALSHQFVASTQA
- the glk gene encoding glucokinase, giving the protein MSASLALVADIGGTNARFALSRPGIGLDRMKTLSAADYPNIGNAITAYLDWANAKPELACFAVACPAREDEIEFTNSTWHFSRNETARHFGWSRLSTINDFEALALGVPHVRPEGLHNVRRGTSEPKAPRAVLGPGTGFGVSGLVCDQHGGWVALAGEGGHVGFAPQDDLEIEMLRYLQARFGRVSCERLLSGEGLVNIYEFLSVQAGKAAERPSPAEITARGLEQGERIARDALRRFCAILGSAAGDLALILGSTGGVYIGGGIVPRLLPILLDSPFEERFTNKGRLSSLLADMPIYVILDNTLALLGAAATLNQGDQ